DNA from Euzebyales bacterium:
CGACACCGGTGTCGGGTCGTGGGACGTCAAGGAACGGATCGCCGCGTACATGCGCGACCGGCGCCTGCCGGTGACGATCCTGCGTCCCATGGCGTTCATGGAGCTCATGACGGCGTCGAAGTTCTTCCCGGCGGCCTCCACGTGGCACGTCATGCCCGAGGTGATGGGAGCGGAACGTCCCGTCGGCTGGTTGGCGGTCGATGACCTGGCGGTCATCGTCGCGAACGTGTTCAGCGACGCCGATCGCTTCGTCGGCGCCGACCTGGTGCTTGCTGCCGATGTCGTGTCGATCTCGGGGTGCCGGAGGCTGTGGCGTGAGGTGATGGGTCGACCGCCCCTGCGGTTCCCGATGCCCGTGTGGCTGTTCGAGCGGTTCGTCGGAACCGACGAGACGACCATGTGGCGCTGGCTGCGCACTCACGACATCGACCTGGACACCCAGTCGGCGCGGGAGTTGTGTCCCCACGCGCTGGACGTGCGCGCTTGGCTCAGACGGCAACGCGCGTTGCGCTCCCACCCCCCAGAAGCACCACGCCCGGCACCAGATCCCGCGTGACCACGACCGAGTCTCCCCGGCGTCACAGCACACCGTGTTGCATGACAGGAGAACCGGGCCGAGGTCGACGAGGTCGCTGCCTACGCGGCGGTCATCATGGGACGTAACATGTTCGGCTCCGTGCGAGGTACGTAGGATCGGCGGTGGAATGGCTGGTGGGTGACGATCCGGTGTTCCACGCCCCGGTCTTCGTGCGATCCGCAGCCGATGGCCGGTGGCACCAGGCACCCATCCGTGCGCATCTCCGGTTCTCTCGGGAGGCTGGCTCGCAAGCTGTTGTCGATCGGCGGGCGTACCGCGAGTGCATGCCGGATCGGATTCATTCGTGAGGTGTCGCCGACGCGCTGGAGCGGTCGAGCGTGGTGGTCGACCGTTGTCGCTGCGCCGAACCTGTACCGGTGCTCTGCCTGACCGCCTGGCAGCAACCGCTGTCAGCGGCGCATGATGTGCGAGTGCTCACGCGGCATGCGGCACAGTGGCAGCCGGATCAGGAGGTGGGCGATGACCGAGCTGGTGGGTTCGGTCGCGATCGTGACGGGTGCGTCGTCGGGCATCGGCCGCGGGCTGGCCGAGATGCTCGCGCGGCACGGGTCCGCGGTGGCGCTGGCAGCGCGTCGACGGGCCGAGCTCGAGCGGGTTGCGACGCGGATCACGGGTGCGGGCGGCTCGGCCGTCAGCGTGCCGACCGACGTTGCCGACGAGACCCAGCTGCAGGAGCTGGTCGATCGGGTGGAATCAGAACTTGGACCGGTCGACATCCTGGTCAACGCTGCTGGCGTCGCCGACGGTCAACCACTGCACCAGCTCGACATCGGCGCCTGGGACCACACCCTGGCCGTCAACCTGCGCGGTCCAGCCGTGTTGTGCGCCCGGGTCCTGCCCGGCATGCGGGCACGTCGCCGCGGGTTTATCGTCAACATCGCCAGCGAGGCCGGTGTGTTCACATACCCGGGCATGGGCGCGTACGCCGTCAGCAAGCACGCGCTGCGGGTGCTGACCGAACTGCTGCAGGAGGAGAACCAGGCACTGGGGATCAAGGCGTGGGCCGTGTGTCCCGGCATGGTCGACACGCCGATGTCGCACGAACACCCCGATGTGACCCGGCAGCGGTTCTTGACGGTCGCGGATGTCACGGACGTCGTCGAGACGCTGCTGCTGCTGCGCGACAACGTCAAGCTCGGTCCCCAGATCCTGGTCCGAACCATGCAGGACCCGTGGATCCCGTGACGCCGGCATAGCGGGCTGTTCCGCCATGCTCACGCGTGATGCCACCATGCTCACACGTGACGCCGCCATCTGCGTTCCGCAGCCGGTATCACCGTGCCGGAGCTGCCGCCGCGAGATGAGGCGTCTGGCCAGCCGTCCCACCATCGACGAATGGATCGACCGCACGCGGCGCCACCCCAGCGACATCGACCGCCGCGACGTGCTCGGCACTCGACGAGCTCAGGGGTGAGTGGCCCGATGCTGGTCGTTGACGCCGGCCCGCTGTTCGAGGTCGTCGCCGACACCGCGCGCGCCGAACCCGTCCGTGTGCTGATGGCCGCCGACGATGACCTCGCCGCGCCGCACCTCGTGGACGCCGAGGTCCTCGCGGTCATCCAAACCCAACACCGCCGCGGCCGCCTCGACGACAGCGCAGCCGCCCAAGCGGTCACCGACCTGCAGTCGTGGCCCGCGCAGCGATGGTCGCACCCGTCCGCTGCTGCAGCGGGCATGGGAGCTGCGCGACAACGTTCGTGGCTACGACGCGTTATCCGTCGCCTCGCTGAGTGGCTCGCTGCGACACTGGTCACGGCAGATGCCCGCCTGGTCCAAGCGACCGGTCCCCGCTGTGGGATGGTGCTGGTCGGCGCCGGCGGCGACGAACCTGCTGGGTGAGTCGCCAATCGCGGAGATGTGACACGGCGTCAGCTTTCGCGCAGCAGGTTCGATTCGTCGGTCGCGGTCGGCTCGATAGCGTCGACGTAGCCAGCAACGTAGCCATTCGCGGTCGCCGCGACGCCGCGGGACAGTGAGCGACGGCGCCGGACGCATCCGTACGCATTGGACGGTTGACGTCTTACCTGCGCCGTTTCGTCGCTGCGTGGCGGTCGGATACGATCGGACGCGGGTGGACGCCGCGGGACGCCGTCGGATGGCTCAGACGGTTCGTCGTGTGCATGGCATGGAAGAGGTCAGGGGTTCGATTCCCCTTAGCTCCACGTATAACCGCAGGTCAAGGGCTTGCAGCATGCCCATGTGTCTGGCGTATCGGTCGCGCTGGACCCATTCTTCTGGACCCGATCACGGGACTTGACATCACGGGACCTTACAGGGTCGTTGCACTGCTGCAGCGTCACGCGGTCCAGGCCCGCCGCAGCCGAGGGCTGCGTGATCGTTGCACACGGCCTCCGGACCTTCGCGACGGGGCTGCGCGATGAATGGAGGCGTCGGGATCGGGAAGGGGAGCGGTCGCAGTGGTCGACGTCGTCGACACAGGTCGCGATCAGCGAGCGCCACGCCGCCGAGCTGTCGGGGTTCTCGCCGCGGCGGCTGCGGGCGTGGGATGGGCGCGGGCTGGTCGGGCCGAGCATCAAGCGTCGGCTGAGCGAGCGTAGCGACTCCGCCAGGAGGTTGTACCTGGGTGGGATCAGCAGACCCAAGTGCACGGCCACGACGGCCATCAGGCGCTGGTGGTCGGAGAACGTCTTCGCAGTGATGCTCGACACCCGCGCGGAGCCGCCGAAGCGGTCGGCGATCGTCCTCGTGTAGGGTTGGCACGGAGTTGGTCGAGCAGTGTGACGGAGGTGCTGGCCTCACGCAGGTCCCGGCGGTTCACGCCGACGAGGGCGAACACCGCGAGTCTACGTCACCGACTACGAGCAGCTCCGGCTTGTGCCGCTTCCGGGCCGCGAGCTGCTGGTGCGGGGTCCGGTCGCGATCGACCCCACGATGGGCGGCCGCGCGTTCATGACGCAGGAGACGGGTCGGTGTGCTCTTGCTGCAGCCGGTGGCCAACGTTGGTCACCGGGGTCTCAGCGTCAGCGCTACCGCGTATCGGCAGCGGGCGCGAGTCGCGCGTCGGTCTCGGCGGGACAGGACCACAGCGTGTGCGTCACCAACTGTTGACGACACCGGCAGGTGGCCCGGACCAGAGGTCCGTCATAAGAAGCGGCGACCTGCCAG
Protein-coding regions in this window:
- a CDS encoding NmrA/HSCARG family protein; this encodes MSQLTPNTGRRMMAERSDRVVAVAGATGLQGGAVARRLLQEGWRVRALTRNPERRKVRSVAALGAEVVRADMDDPRSLDRALDGVSGVFSVQNHHISGYDGELAQGRHVTDAALRTGVRHVVYAAAGIGRPDTGVGSWDVKERIAAYMRDRRLPVTILRPMAFMELMTASKFFPAASTWHVMPEVMGAERPVGWLAVDDLAVIVANVFSDADRFVGADLVLAADVVSISGCRRLWREVMGRPPLRFPMPVWLFERFVGTDETTMWRWLRTHDIDLDTQSARELCPHALDVRAWLRRQRALRSHPPEAPRPAPDPA
- a CDS encoding SDR family oxidoreductase, whose product is MTELVGSVAIVTGASSGIGRGLAEMLARHGSAVALAARRRAELERVATRITGAGGSAVSVPTDVADETQLQELVDRVESELGPVDILVNAAGVADGQPLHQLDIGAWDHTLAVNLRGPAVLCARVLPGMRARRRGFIVNIASEAGVFTYPGMGAYAVSKHALRVLTELLQEENQALGIKAWAVCPGMVDTPMSHEHPDVTRQRFLTVADVTDVVETLLLLRDNVKLGPQILVRTMQDPWIP
- a CDS encoding type II toxin-antitoxin system VapC family toxin encodes the protein MSGPMLVVDAGPLFEVVADTARAEPVRVLMAADDDLAAPHLVDAEVLAVIQTQHRRGRLDDSAAAQAVTDLQSWPAQRWSHPSAAAAGMGAARQRSWLRRVIRRLAEWLAATLVTADARLVQATGPRCGMVLVGAGGDEPAG